DNA from Spirochaetota bacterium:
GCCCGAAATATAATTCACACTCCGCGCGCTTCCGGTCCTGGCCCGAAAATAACTGGACAGCCCCCCATCCCTTCGCGTTACAATCAGCCGGCGTTACCGGGGGACGACTTTCAATGCGCATACTAATAAGGGGCGGCAGCATCGCCGCGGGAATCGGGGCCGCGCGATCCTACGTCGACATCGTGCGCGAACGGCTTGCCGCGGACGGGCGGGAGGTGCTGAATGTTTCACGCGCGCGTGACACCTCATTCCAGGCCGTCTGGGATTTTGCCCCCGACATAGAGCAGTTTCGCCCGGACATCCTGGTACTTCATTTCGGGATCGACGACATCTACCGTCCCGTGTACCGATCCGAATTCCGCGAAAATCTCGTCCAGGTCATACGGCTGGCGCGTGTGCGATTCAATCCCAAAATCTATCTCATGGGCTCGCACAGCTTCCCGAACCCGGTCGAGATGGACGCCGCCTGGATTTTTTATTCCACCATGCGCGAAGTGGCACAGGATCTCGCGTGCGTGTTCGTGCCGGTGCACCTTGCCTGGATGAACCACCTGTACGAAACGGGAAGGAAACACGAGGAGCTTGTGCAGAAGGACGAACGCCTCCCCAACGAGGAAGGTCATCGGCTCTACGCCAAGGCGCTGATCAAGGCGTTTGCCAGGAACGGAGTGTGCGGATAAGCCATGAACGCAATCGTATTGAAAAAGGGCAAAGAAAAGCCCGTTCGCAACAGGCATCCCTGGATTTTTTCCGGGGCAATCTCCCGCCTGGAAGGGAAAATATCGGACGGGGAAATTATTGCGGTCCTCGACGCGCAGTCCGCGCTCCTGGGCTACGGCTATTACAATTCAAAATCGCAGATATGCGTCCGCATGCTTTCCTTCGGCTCCAGGGAGATCGATCGCGATTTCCTC
Protein-coding regions in this window:
- a CDS encoding SGNH/GDSL hydrolase family protein, translating into MRILIRGGSIAAGIGAARSYVDIVRERLAADGREVLNVSRARDTSFQAVWDFAPDIEQFRPDILVLHFGIDDIYRPVYRSEFRENLVQVIRLARVRFNPKIYLMGSHSFPNPVEMDAAWIFYSTMREVAQDLACVFVPVHLAWMNHLYETGRKHEELVQKDERLPNEEGHRLYAKALIKAFARNGVCG